A segment of the Bacillus pseudomycoides genome:
GTAGCATTCAGTGCAATTATCACACAATTTATTACAAGGGCTCAGATTAAACCTTTTAACCCGATTAATTTTTTTAGTTTCTTTACAATTGAAAGTAATATATTAGTTGCAGTTATTCTTCTTCTAAGTTGTTTTGCAACAGCGACATATGGTCGTTCTGAACAATTTGGGGTCCTGCGAGGGGCCGCAACAGTGTATATAATTACAACAGGGTTAATCTATTTTTTATTGCTGAGAGGATTAGAGGAATCGCTTCAAACACCTATTCCATGGGTAAATACTGTTCTTCATTATATTATGTCCCTTGCAATGGCTATTGATTGGATCGTAAATCCTCTGACGAAAGAGATCAAATGGAAACATGCCGTAAGTTAGCTTATATTTCCATTGATATACGTTATTTATAGTTTAATACGTGGGTCTTTAATTGATTGGTATTCATATCTGTTTTTAAGTCCGAGAATGAATGAGTATAGAGGTGTCTTTTTATATAGTATGGGTATAGCGCTTGTGATTGGATTGATATGTGTACTTGTTAAAATGCTTGGAAATATTAGTGCTAAAAGAACGCACTCTAAGTTTTGAGTGAAAGAATAAATAAAAATATGAAAGTTGTAATGATGTAACTAAAAAGAAATGGTTCATTTGCTGGTTGAGATTTACATCGTTAGAAGGATAAAATTCTACTCATTATGAGTAGAGTTTATTTTTGTTTATTAGTTTGTAATATTTTCGTATTATAAAATTACAATAAAAAGGAGATGAAATATGACAAAAATAAAAATTATGTGTAGTCTACTCGTTCTATTGCTACTATTAACATCTTGTGACATATCAGATAAAGAAATTGAGAAAAAAGCACAGGCTTATGTAAAGTCTCAGTATGGTATTGCTGTTAAACTAAATCAAGTTGAAACACATGGGGACGGAAAGAATTTATTTGGTCCAGAAACGAGAACTGCTTATGTAAAACAAGTAGAAAGACCAAATCTGGAATTTCAACTTAAGGTTGATGGCCAAATTTCTCCTAAAGTAACTAATGATAATTATAAACTAAAAAAAGAAGCAAATAACTTACTAGAGAAATATAAAAAATATAATGCCAAGTTGTTAAATAATAATATATTTTCATTTGATCAAATGGAAACGGGTAATATCGTTTTTGATAAAAAAATTGTTGAGGAAGCAGCTAAGAAAAATTCGAATCATTATTTTACAGCTGTATTTAAAAGTAACGTTTTTTTAGATTTAAACAACCCTTCACATATGGAAGAATTAGCGCAAATTGCAAGGAATATCCAAAGTTTTAATAAAACAATTGAACAGAGTAAGTGTAGAATTGAAGACATGAACATTATTTTGCCAGATGTCGATGAGAAATTGATACAGAATCTTATGGTAGATTATGTATTAACAGCTGAAGAAGCGAAAAAAACTCTTGAGAAAAGAGATGATTATGTGAAAATTTTACAGGTTGTAAAGTGAATGTTAAATAGTAATAAAAAAGCGGAAATCGAGATGATTTCCTCTTTTTTAATCCCGCTATTCGTTGACAGTAAGATTTTAATGTTAAGAATCAAAGAAACAATAGAAGATAGGTGGAGAAATCAAAGCCTGTAAAAGCTTGATTAGTTGTATATTATCTACTGCTTTTCTGAAAGGTAATCTTCAAAAATTTCTCCGTCTTTGTATCAAATTCCACATCAACAAAAACCCCATATTCTTTTCCATCTTCACGTAGCCATAATTTAAATTTTTCTGTTGTTATATTCACTGTCTTTGGTTTTCTTCCAATATGAAGGTAATCAATAATTTGCGCTTTGGGATATTTTTCTTTCGTTTTTTCTACCGCAAGTTTACCCCATTTTGCATATGGTGGTTGTGCGTGAACAACTGATGAATGAGTATATGTATTGCAATATGTTGTAATAAATACAATTCCTAATACGAAACATGCAAAAATACGCTTCATAATAAACTCCTTTTCTCTTTTTCTTTATTGTGTACAGACTGTCTACATCATATAAGTGTGGATTTTTTTGTCTTCTTTACATAAAAGCGCTTTATTTACAAAACATAACCATGAAATCATTACTGAGAATAAGGAGGGAACATATGCGTCATACAGTTATTTTTAAAATACTGATTTTTTTTGTCTTAATCGGTATATCTGTATTTGTTAGTAGTGGGCAAACGAGAAATGTCCAAGCCTTTTCTAATCAAGTAATTCAAAGAGGTGCGTCTGGAGAGGATGTTATTGAATTACAGTCTCGATTGAAATATAACGGATTTTATACTGGAAAAGTCGATGGTGTATTTGGCTGGGGTACATATTGGGCACTAAGAAACTTTCAACAAAAGTTTGGTTTACCTGTAGACGGCTTAGCAGGAGCTAAGACGAAGCAGATGCTTGTAAAAGCAACAAAGTATGAGAAATCAACTGCTAATAAAGGGAATACAGGTGGACAAAGTAATAAACCAACTCAAAATAAAGGTACAAATGTGCCAAATGGTTATTCACAAAATGATATTCAATTAATGGCGAACGCAGTTTATGGTGAATCCCGAGGTGAGCCATATTTAGGACAAGTAGCAGTTGCGGCTGTTATTTTGAATCGCGTGACAAGTGCGTCATTCCCAAATACAGTATCGGGTGTGATTTTTGAGCCACGTGCATTTACAGCGGTTGCCGATGGTCAAATTTATTTAACACCGAATGAAACTGCGAAAAAAGCAGTATTAGATGCTATCAATGGCTGGGATCCTACAGGAAATGCACTTTATTATTTCAATCCAGATACTGCAACGAGTAAATGGATTTGGAGTCGACCACAAATTAAAAAAATCGGCAAACATATTTTCTGTAAATAGAGTGGAGGTGAAGGAATGTTAAGAGGTATCATAATTGTATTGTTAACAATCGGTGTAGTCGGAACAGGATATTGGGGTTATAAAGAACACCAAGAAAAAAATGCGGTATTAATTCGGGCAGAAAACAGCTATCAGCGTGCTTTTCATGATCTAGCATATGAGGTGGATTTACTGCACGATAAAATTGGAACAACACTCGCAATGAATTCACGAACATCTTTATCACCGGCACTAGCAGATGTATGGCGTTTAACATCAGAAGCCCGTTCTGATGTAGGGCAACTTCCTTTAACATTAATGCCGTTTAATAAAACCGAGGAATTTCTAGCGAATATTGGTGACTTTAGTTATCGTACTGCAATTCGTGATTTAGAGAAAGAACCTTTAAATGATCAAGAATATAAAGCATTGCAAAGTTTATATTCTAATGCAGCTGATATTCAAGACGAACTTCGGAAAGTGCAACATCTTGTCTTGAAAAATAATTTACGTTGGATGGATGTAGAACTTGCACTTGCGTCAAATAAAGATCCAGCAGATAACACGATTATTGATGGGCTTAAAACGGTTGAGAAAAATGTAGCATCCTATTCTTCAAATAATTTCGGTCCGACTTTTACAAGCATGCAGAAGGCGAAAAAAGGCGGTTTTGAAGCAAAGGGTAAAGCGATTTCAAAAGATGAAGCGGCAAAAATCGCAAAATCATTTTTAAATTTAAAAGGCAATGAAAAAGTAGAAGTTGAGAAAAGTGGAAAGGGTGCTAAAGAATCGTTTTATAGTGTAAAGATTCAAGATCCTGAAACAAAGAATGAATTTTATATGGACATTACCGAAAAAGGTGGATATCCAATATGGGTAATGAATAACCGTGAAATTAAGGAACAAAAAATTAGTTTGAATGATGCAGGAAGTAAAGGGTTAACTTTCTTAAAAGATCATAAGTTTACAAATATGGAGTTCTTTGATAGTTCACAATACGATAATATTGGTGTGTTTACGTACGTTGTTAATGAGAATAATGTGCGTATTTATCCAGAAGCGATTCAAATGAAAATTGCTTTAGATGATGGATCAATTGTTGGCTTTTCCGCAAAAGAATATTTAGCATCCCATCAAAAACGGACCATTCCAACTGCAAAATTAACGGCTGCTGATGCAAGAAAGAAAATCAATCCAGATGTAAAAGTAATGGAAGAACGTAAAGCGATTGTTGTAAATGATGTGCATAAGGAAGTACTATGCTACGAATTTGTAGGTACATTAGGAAAAGATACGTACCAAATTTTTATTAATGCGAATGACGGAACAGAAGAAAAAGTGAAAAAGATGCAAGCTGTAGAAAAAATTTATGATTAAACATCAATGGATGAAGTGGTGAGAAAAATGAAAATTCTTATATATATGCTTATGATTTGTTTTGCTATTACAGGGTGTAGCATCGGAAAGCAAGATAATGCTAAAGAAAAGCCAGAACAAAAAAATATGTCTATGAGAAACGTTAATTATAAGGCTGATGAAAATAAACCAAATGAAAAAGTAGCAGACCATTTAGCTTCTTTAGCTTCTAGTATACCAGGTGTGAGAGATGCAACGGCAGTAGTAATAGGAAAATACGCAGTTGTTGGAATAGATGTAAAAGCGAAATTGGATCGTTCTCGAGTGGACTCAATCAAGTATTCGGTTGCTGAAAGTTTAAAACATGATCCAAATGGTGCAAATGCAATAGTTGTAGCAGATGTTGATACGTATGAGCGATTAAAGCGAATGGGCAATCAAATTAAACAAGGAAAAGCAGGGGAAGGAATTCTTGATGAACTCGCTGCCATTGTGGGACGTGTTATGCCGCAAGTACCAAATGATATGATTGAAAATAAAGAAACGAATCCGATTAAAGAAAATGATAAACAATTACCGAAAGATGAAGAAAATGAATTAAAGAAAGAGCAAGAAGATCAATCGAATAATCATCTGCAAAGATAAAAAATTTCCCGTGTTTGGAGAACACGGGACATTTTTGTTGGTTGTTAATATTCAGTTTATTTGAAAGGGAATATATGGTTTAATAATATGTAGGAGGGCGAGTTGCCATTATGAAAAATAAAAGCGCATTCATAGTTTGTGCTCTTAGTCTTTGCTTAATAATTGGTTGTGAACAAAAGAAAGCAGAAAAGAAGCAAACAGCAACTTCTTCAACTGTTATCGAAAAAAAGAAAAATGAAACAATTGATATAAACATTTTTGCGAAAATCAATGAAGGGATGACCTATCTTGAAGTAAAAGAATTAATAGGATTCGAAGGAGATTTGCTTACAAAACAAGAAGATGAAAGTTATACGAAAACTTTTGCATGGAAAGGAAATGTACCACAATCATTTGTTGAGATTACTTTCTTAGATGGAAAAGTACGTTCTAAAACGCAGCAAGGTTTAAGTTAGTAAAGAGAAGAAATGGGGAAATGAATTTGCAAATAGAAGATATTCAACTGATTCCATATGATGAAAAATATAAAAAGATTATTGAAGCATTTACTTTACCAAGTGAACAAATTAAATTTACAGCAAAGCCGAGTGAATTACTGAAAAAAGCAGAAAAAGACACAACCCGAAATGTTGTAGTCATTACAGCAAATCAAATGCCAGTTGGAGTTTTTGCCTTGCAATCAGGAACAAGAGTAACTGAGTACACGGATAATCCAAATGCGTTACTGTTAGTTGCTTTTTCTATTCATTACGAAGAACAAGGGAAAGGGTATGCAAAAACAGGACTAGCGTTATTACATAAGTTTGTATCAACTTATTTTCCAAATACAAATGAAATTGTGCTAGCTGTAAATGAAAGAAATATTCCTGCACAAAAGTTGTATTTAAAAGTGGGATTTGAAGATAGAGGGCAAAGAAGAATGGGACCGATTGGAAGACAACTTATTTTATATTTACCAATAGAAAAGTAAATAACTATAGTAAAAAGTTTACTCTGAAAAATATTTCATGCAGTAAGCTTTTTTATTTGTTACGATATAGACGGAATATTATTTCGTGAAGATATAAAAATGAAAGAAAGAAACAGCTCGTAGTCTCTCTAAATTAACAGTGCTGTTGCATAAGGCTGTTCAGTTCGTTCAATATGAGCAAAAGGATTGGAAATATCATCGACATACGAAAAAGGAAATGCGTCGTTTTCTATCTATTCAAAAACAACTGCATGTATTGCAGAAAATTATATATTATTTTGAAAATTTAACACATGTTCATCCAGAAAACTGCAGATGGTCTATAAAAGAACAGGAATTGCTGAGAAAAACTATCTTATCAATGATTTCCATATTGCGTAATAATTGTTCTGAAATTGGTTATCAACATTATCGGCTTATTGATGAACTAGATCAACAATTTTGGAATCATAAAAGTGATTTAGCAGAGCATAAAACACATGACTACCATCACCATTTTTCCAGTGAATCGATTATTTTATTTGAAGTTTTATCCATTCATGACATGCTTGAGGAATTAGAACGAGTATGTGAAAAGTATGAAGGGAAAAAGAAGGCACTCTAATGTAATAGAGTGCCTGTTTTGATATATATGGTTATTGAAATCGTTTTGAAACAATGAGTTCTACAAGTGGTATAACAATGAATGAAGAACAAAATGCAATAAATAAAGGGAGATTTTGAATGTTATCAAGCGAATATAAGGAAGAAAATCCTTCTGACCAAACTAATAAAATAAACATAATAATGACTAATACAAAATATCCAATTTTAAAACTTTTAGATGCAATGTGTTGTCCCATTTCATCTTGACTTTCTTCTGACACGCCGTTTGGATCGCCCCATGTAATTTGATTTATTAAATAACTAATTATTAAAGAACCACCAAAAATAGTCCCTCCTAAAATCGCTCCACCAGTTACATATTTATATGTTCCATGTATGAATACCCCAAGTAATGATAGTACAGAAATTAGAAAAATAAACTTCTTCTGATTCAATATAGCCCCTCCTTTACAATTAACTGTAAAAAACTCTTTACAATTAATTGTATAAAAATGGTAGAGAGTAATGTCAAATATTTTTTACACAAGTAGATAACCTTATAAAAGTTTACAATGGATTTCT
Coding sequences within it:
- a CDS encoding YqzG/YhdC family protein; this translates as MKRIFACFVLGIVFITTYCNTYTHSSVVHAQPPYAKWGKLAVEKTKEKYPKAQIIDYLHIGRKPKTVNITTEKFKLWLREDGKEYGVFVDVEFDTKTEKFLKITFQKSSR
- the sleB gene encoding spore cortex-lytic enzyme; this translates as MRHTVIFKILIFFVLIGISVFVSSGQTRNVQAFSNQVIQRGASGEDVIELQSRLKYNGFYTGKVDGVFGWGTYWALRNFQQKFGLPVDGLAGAKTKQMLVKATKYEKSTANKGNTGGQSNKPTQNKGTNVPNGYSQNDIQLMANAVYGESRGEPYLGQVAVAAVILNRVTSASFPNTVSGVIFEPRAFTAVADGQIYLTPNETAKKAVLDAINGWDPTGNALYYFNPDTATSKWIWSRPQIKKIGKHIFCK
- the ypeB gene encoding germination protein YpeB codes for the protein MLRGIIIVLLTIGVVGTGYWGYKEHQEKNAVLIRAENSYQRAFHDLAYEVDLLHDKIGTTLAMNSRTSLSPALADVWRLTSEARSDVGQLPLTLMPFNKTEEFLANIGDFSYRTAIRDLEKEPLNDQEYKALQSLYSNAADIQDELRKVQHLVLKNNLRWMDVELALASNKDPADNTIIDGLKTVEKNVASYSSNNFGPTFTSMQKAKKGGFEAKGKAISKDEAAKIAKSFLNLKGNEKVEVEKSGKGAKESFYSVKIQDPETKNEFYMDITEKGGYPIWVMNNREIKEQKISLNDAGSKGLTFLKDHKFTNMEFFDSSQYDNIGVFTYVVNENNVRIYPEAIQMKIALDDGSIVGFSAKEYLASHQKRTIPTAKLTAADARKKINPDVKVMEERKAIVVNDVHKEVLCYEFVGTLGKDTYQIFINANDGTEEKVKKMQAVEKIYD
- a CDS encoding YhcN/YlaJ family sporulation lipoprotein; amino-acid sequence: MKILIYMLMICFAITGCSIGKQDNAKEKPEQKNMSMRNVNYKADENKPNEKVADHLASLASSIPGVRDATAVVIGKYAVVGIDVKAKLDRSRVDSIKYSVAESLKHDPNGANAIVVADVDTYERLKRMGNQIKQGKAGEGILDELAAIVGRVMPQVPNDMIENKETNPIKENDKQLPKDEENELKKEQEDQSNNHLQR
- a CDS encoding GNAT family N-acetyltransferase translates to MNLQIEDIQLIPYDEKYKKIIEAFTLPSEQIKFTAKPSELLKKAEKDTTRNVVVITANQMPVGVFALQSGTRVTEYTDNPNALLLVAFSIHYEEQGKGYAKTGLALLHKFVSTYFPNTNEIVLAVNERNIPAQKLYLKVGFEDRGQRRMGPIGRQLILYLPIEK